A stretch of DNA from uncultured Fretibacterium sp.:
TCTCCTGGTTCACCCCGGAGAACAGGCCCTCGATGCTCCCGTACTCCTCCAGCGCAGCCGTCGCATACTCGTCCCCGCCGTTGATGAGGACCTCCAACCCGTACCCCGAGAGCCGGCGCAGCACCTCCGTCAGCCCTTCGAAGATCCCGCGGCTCTTTCTGTAGTGATAGACGTCGCAGTTGTCGACGAAGAACCCATCGATTCCCTTCCGCACATACCCCGCGGCCAGCTCGGAGACGACGAAATCCCGCCACGGCGCGGCGGATACGTCGATCCACCATTCCTCATCCCAATTCTCGTACCTTCCCAGGACAAATTTTCTGAACCTGCCGTAATACGGACGGAACGCCTCCAGGGAGCCCACGTTCAGATAGCCGTACACCGTGTGGCCCGACTCCTTCAGAGACGCGATCTCCCGCTCCTCGAAATGGGCCGGGTCGACGACCAGCACCCTGGTCCGCAGGACGCGCTGGTCCCTCAGCGCCTCGCTGCCCCTCATCCCGATAAAAACGCCGTACGGAGCGTCGAATGCCCGCTCCGGGCGCGCCTCCCCGGCAAAGCAGCACCCGCAGAGGACGAGCACGGCCACCAGGGCGCACGGCGACGCCCGTCCCGCGATTTTCCCAACCCATCCCGTCATGGACGCCATCGGTCAAAACCGCGCCTGAACGGCGTAGAACTTCATCTTGACGTCCTGGGGCCTGCCGAAGTAGACCCAGGACGTGATCAGGACGTCCGCCCCCGCCGCGGCGTAGTACGCCGCATTGTCCGCGTCGATACCCCCGGCGGCGGAGATGCGGACCTCGGGCCGGATTCGGCGCACCCGCTCGACGCACTCCC
This window harbors:
- a CDS encoding endo alpha-1,4 polygalactosaminidase, producing MASMTGWVGKIAGRASPCALVAVLVLCGCCFAGEARPERAFDAPYGVFIGMRGSEALRDQRVLRTRVLVVDPAHFEEREIASLKESGHTVYGYLNVGSLEAFRPYYGRFRKFVLGRYENWDEEWWIDVSAAPWRDFVVSELAAGYVRKGIDGFFVDNCDVYHYRKSRGIFEGLTEVLRRLSGYGLEVLINGGDEYATAALEEYGSIEGLFSGVNQE